The window TACGCGGAATCCTTGTTCGAGAAATTGAACACGACGCCCGGCGATCGGTGTATCTGCGAAACAACGACACGTTCGGCGCCGTTGACGATGAAGGTACCGCGCTGGGTCATGGCGGGTATCTCGCCGATGAAGATATCCTGTTCGACGATCTTCATCGTTTCCTTCACGATAAGGCGCACTTTCATTTTAAAGGCATAGGCGAACGTCTTGTCGCGGACTATCGCCTCCTGCTCGGTTATCTTCGGGTCTTCGATCGTATAATTGATGAACTCGATGTGCATCTTCTCGTTCTGGCTCACGATAGGGAACACCGATTCGAGAACGAGTTCCAGGCCTTGTTTGTCGCGTTTTGCCGAGGGAATATCCTTCTGCAGGAATTCGTGGTAGGAGATCGTCTGCATCTCGAGGAAGTCCGGCGGCGTGCCTATCTCGGGGCTGCGTGCGAAGTTCACCCTGCCCTCATCGGTAACGGTATACTGCTTGGCAAAAGCAGTCCCACGCTCCGGATACTGCTTATTGTCGATGATGATCTCGTCGGCCATGGAAGCTCCTTACACCCGCGCGAGCGCGGTGCGTAGCGATGATGGGATAATAACGAACGCATAGGGCGCGTTTAAACGCCCTATGCGTATCCTGCGGGCATGCCCCGCGTCGATTGTCTTTTTCGATGCGTATCCTTTCATTAAATCGAAGGGATCCTTACTTGATCTCAACTTTTCCGCCGGCCGCTTCGATCTTCTTCTTGATCTCGTCAGCCTCTTCTTTCTTAACGCCCTCTTTGAGCTTTTCGGTGCCCTTCTCGACGGCATCCTTCGCCTCTTTCAGGCCAAGGCCCGTGACTTCGCGCACCGCTTTGATGACGTTGATCTTCTGCGCGGCATCATGCCCGGTGAGGATAACGTCGAACGCGGTCTTCTCTTCAACAGGGGCTGCACCGCCGCCGGCTGCCGGAGCCGCAGCGACCGGAGCCGAAGCGGTAACATTGAATTCCTTCTGTAACGCCTCGACGAGGTCGTTGAGTTCCACGACCGTCAGTTCCTTGACCGCGGCGATGAACTCTTCTTTTGTCAGCTTAGCCATTCTTCTTTCTCCTTGCAATAGTTGCGTGATAGCGGCATTACGCCGCTTTTTTGTCTTTTATCGCCGAAAGCGCATACACGAGCTTGCTCGTAATACCCTTGAGCGTAAAGACGTAATTCGATATCGGGCCCTGAACAGCACCGACCAGCCGCGAAAGAAGTATCTCGCGCGACGGAAGGCTTGCCACCTTCAATACATCGGCAGCACTCAACACTATGCCCTGGGTTATACCGCCCTTGAGCTTGAACGTCGGGTACTTTTTGCCGGCAGCGTTGATCGTTTCCGAAGCGAGCGAGAGATCGTCCTGT is drawn from Spirochaetota bacterium and contains these coding sequences:
- the rplJ gene encoding 50S ribosomal protein L10; the encoded protein is MPSKANREAVSALKSRLSTNSSLIFIDYRGMTAEQVKEMKKALLKKGARLNVVKNRIFNIALKESGMPDMATLLVEPTAVIFSQDDLSLASETINAAGKKYPTFKLKGGITQGIVLSAADVLKVASLPSREILLSRLVGAVQGPISNYVFTLKGITSKLVYALSAIKDKKAA
- a CDS encoding DNA-directed RNA polymerase subunit beta; this encodes MADEIIIDNKQYPERGTAFAKQYTVTDEGRVNFARSPEIGTPPDFLEMQTISYHEFLQKDIPSAKRDKQGLELVLESVFPIVSQNEKMHIEFINYTIEDPKITEQEAIVRDKTFAYAFKMKVRLIVKETMKIVEQDIFIGEIPAMTQRGTFIVNGAERVVVSQIHRSPGVVFNFSNKDSA
- the rplL gene encoding 50S ribosomal protein L7/L12, encoding MAKLTKEEFIAAVKELTVVELNDLVEALQKEFNVTASAPVAAAPAAGGGAAPVEEKTAFDVILTGHDAAQKINVIKAVREVTGLGLKEAKDAVEKGTEKLKEGVKKEEADEIKKKIEAAGGKVEIK